Below is a window of bacterium DNA.
TCCCGGGGGTTAAGGGCGTAGTGTGGCGGGTCGCCGATACCTGGCCGCTGGCAAACCCGATGCGTGATGTCTACGCTACGCCGGAACTCAGCCCCTTGCCTGGGCCCGGCGACACGTTCGGCATCCGCATTGCCAAGGACGGATTTGATACGGTCTACGGTCGCACTGTGGTGCCGGATACGTTCTCGATTCTATTTCCACGTGAAGGCGATACCGTGACGATTAACGACTCGATGGTCTGGACTCGCAGTCGCCACTGCGCCGGGTACTACATGTCCGTCCGGGACATCGAGGGGAAGGACACGTCCTACTACAGCCTTGCGATTCCCAACGACACTACCGGTAACAACTTCGACTCGCTAGTCTTCAGATTCCCGCAGATGGTGTTCCTGTACCACGCCGAGCCGGGGTTGAATGAGCTGCGGGTCTGCGCACTGGATACCAACTACTTCGATTGGATCAGCGGCGGCGGTATTGGGTTCGGCGGAGCCGCGAGCGAAACGACCCACCTATCCGGCGGGCTCGGCGTGTTCGGGTCGTGTGTCGGTGAATCGCTTAAGGTCTATGTGAAGACAGAAACGACCGGAATCGGACGAACGGGACGAATTCGGAATCCGGACCGCGGAATGCGGAATGCAAGGGTGGCTGGACCGCGAACGGCGGGCGGACCTTCAACAGCGGGGAGAGAACGCGAGCGGCTGGGACTCAATTCCGAAGTCGGCGAAGACCAGGCCTTCGATGCTCGCCGCCTGCGGCTCTCGTCCGTCCTTCGTCGCGATTAGGACTTGACGCCGCCGTCGGAAACCGGTCTCTCGCCAACCGCCAGCCATTGGGTGACCATGGCCAGCAGCCTCTCTCG
It encodes the following:
- a CDS encoding DUF4249 family protein, with translation MTNSDWRLAIRGALLSLCLGLFLVACEVTPTQQFTPQLVVEGLIRAGSPVAQVNVNRTYRIEESFDTTFPGVKGVVWRVADTWPLANPMRDVYATPELSPLPGPGDTFGIRIAKDGFDTVYGRTVVPDTFSILFPREGDTVTINDSMVWTRSRHCAGYYMSVRDIEGKDTSYYSLAIPNDTTGNNFDSLVFRFPQMVFLYHAEPGLNELRVCALDTNYFDWISGGGIGFGGAASETTHLSGGLGVFGSCVGESLKVYVKTETTGIGRTGRIRNPDRGMRNARVAGPRTAGGPSTAGRERERLGLNSEVGEDQAFDARRLRLSSVLRRD